The DNA segment TTCTTATGCCTCTTACTCATATAATCTAAAAAGAGCTACTGGATGCTTTGCATCCTCTAGCTCTTTTTTATTTTTAACTATTTCTTACTTTTCAAATATTTATCAATTTCAATAGCAGCTTTCTTTCCTGCTTCCATAGCCAAAATTACTGTTGCTGCTCCTGTAACAGCATCTCCACCAGCAAAAACTCCCTCTCTTGAAGTTTTTCCTGTTTCTTCATCAGCTTCTATTCCATGCCATCTATTTGTTACTAAATTATTAGTTGTTGATGTTATCAATGGATTTGGTGATGTACCTAATGCCATTATAACTGTTTCTACTTCCATTATAAACTCACTATTAGGTATAACTGAGAATTTTGCTCTTCCACTTTCATCTGGCTCTCCAAGCTCCATTCTTATACATTTAGCCTCTTTTACCCAACCTTTTTCATCTGCAATTATCTCAGTAGGAGAAACTAAAAATTCAAATTTTACACCTTCCTCTTTTGCATGGTGAATTTCCTCTCTTCTAGCTGGTAATTCTGCTTCTCCACGTCTATATACAATAGTAGTATCTGCACCTAGCCTCTTAGCCGTTCTAGCAGCATCCATAGCCACGTTTCCACCACCAACTACGATTACTCTCTTACCTATTTTAATAGGAGTGTTATAATCAATTTTATTAGCTCTCATAAGATTTACCCTTGTTAAAAACTCATTTGCTGAAATAACACCATTATAATTCTCTCCAGGTATATTCATAAATCTTGGTAGTCCTGCTCCACTTCCTATAAATACTGCTGAATATCCTTTTTCATCCAATAACTCATCAACTGTAAATGTTCTTCCAATAACACTATCTGTTTTAAACTCTACTCCAAGTTGTTTTAAGTTTTCTATCTCTTTATCTACTACTTTTTCTTTAGGCAATCTAAATTCAGGAATTCCATAACTTAAAACTCCACCTAATTTATGTAGTGCCTCAAATATAGTTACTTGATATCCTTTTTTAGCTAAATCTCCAGCTGCTGTAAGCCCTGCAGGTCCTCCACCTATAATAGCTACCTTTTGATTTTTTTCCTCTTCAACTTCAAAGTCAATCTTATTTTCAATTATCCAATCTCCAACAAATCTTTCAAGTTTTCCTATAGCTATCGGCTCTCCTTTTACTCCTAAGATACACTTTCCTTCACATTGAGTTTCTTGAGGGCACACTCTTCCACATACTGCTGGAAGATTTGAATATTTTATAATTATTTTAGCTGCTTCTAATATATCCCCCTCTTTTATCTTTTGAATAAATCCTGGTATATCTATTGAAACAGGACATCCCTTAGTACATAGAGGATTTTTACAATTTAAACATCTTGCTGCTTCTGCTTGTGCCTCTACTAAATTATATCCATAGCAAACTTCATCAAAGTTCTTATTTCTTATCTCTGGTTTTTGTTCTCTTACTGGAACTCTTTTTTTAGGTTCAAATGTAGGTTCATGATTTGGACAAGCAGGGTTTTCATGAGTTTCTCCATCTTCTATCTTTAGAATATTTCTTCCCTCTTCTGTTTTATACATATTTTGTCTTCTCATTGCTTCATCAAAGTTTACATCATCTCCATTAAACTCTGGTCCATCTACACAAGCAAATTTAACCTTGTTTCCAATAGTAACTCTACAAGCTCCACACATTCCTGTTCCATCTACCATCAATGGATTTAAACTTACTGTATTAGGGATGTTATTCTCTCTACATTTTTTTGAAGCAAATTTCATCATAATCATTGGTCCTATTACAACTGCATGATCATAATGTTTTCCCTCTGCTAATAGATCATCTAACATATCTGTTACAAGTCC comes from the uncultured Fusobacterium sp. genome and includes:
- a CDS encoding bifunctional dihydroorotate dehydrogenase B NAD binding subunit/NADPH-dependent glutamate synthase, whose product is MYKIVEKKWLTPIICYMDIEAKDLANSAQPGQFLIVKTDEKGERIPLTICDYDREKGTVTIVFQVVGKSTQDMAKLEKGESFSDVVGPLGQPSELIHLGEEELKNKKYIFIAGGVGTAPVYPQVKWMKEKGCDVDVIIGTRSKDTLIFEEEMKVIAKNLYVCTDDGSYGKKGLVTDMLDDLLAEGKHYDHAVVIGPMIMMKFASKKCRENNIPNTVSLNPLMVDGTGMCGACRVTIGNKVKFACVDGPEFNGDDVNFDEAMRRQNMYKTEEGRNILKIEDGETHENPACPNHEPTFEPKKRVPVREQKPEIRNKNFDEVCYGYNLVEAQAEAARCLNCKNPLCTKGCPVSIDIPGFIQKIKEGDILEAAKIIIKYSNLPAVCGRVCPQETQCEGKCILGVKGEPIAIGKLERFVGDWIIENKIDFEVEEEKNQKVAIIGGGPAGLTAAGDLAKKGYQVTIFEALHKLGGVLSYGIPEFRLPKEKVVDKEIENLKQLGVEFKTDSVIGRTFTVDELLDEKGYSAVFIGSGAGLPRFMNIPGENYNGVISANEFLTRVNLMRANKIDYNTPIKIGKRVIVVGGGNVAMDAARTAKRLGADTTIVYRRGEAELPARREEIHHAKEEGVKFEFLVSPTEIIADEKGWVKEAKCIRMELGEPDESGRAKFSVIPNSEFIMEVETVIMALGTSPNPLITSTTNNLVTNRWHGIEADEETGKTSREGVFAGGDAVTGAATVILAMEAGKKAAIEIDKYLKSKK